ACTTCCTCTCATTTCTTACCAGTTTATTCCATGGTGAGGATGTATATTAGAAGTGTAGGGATGGTTGCTGTGTTCTCCTGTCTGTTTCTGCTCCTCTACCTCCCTTTGAGTTTTCAACTCTGTCTTCTGTGGTGCCAGTGTGTCCACGGAGGACAGCAGCTGAGTTGCCACCTTCTCTGACAAAATTTCTGCATCCTTGAACACCctgcaaaaaaagatttttaccTCATTAACATAAGAAAAAGCCTGCTTATACTTTTGTACAGTGTTATCTATTGGTCTGACCTGGAAGTGCCCTGTTTTTTCTGGTTGATGGTAATGAGATATTCTATCAATCTCATAACTCTAAGCAATATTTAATAGGACATGTCATCCAGTTATTTGATGAATCTACAGTAGTTAGAtacatatactttattaatcccacaggACAATGTATAGTTATTGTATAGTTATAAGtacaatattttttgaaaatatatgaTGGAGAAGATGGAAACAACGGCTGAAGCTCAGTTGAatttaaatctgaaaaatagaaaagtacatttatttatttttaaaaattaattaaatgcacacacatttatcaTGGTCAACatacaagtaaaaaaaagatttgatgaaaaaagattttcagaTCTCAATATTTCCATGTTAAGAGCTACAACAGTGTGACAAATTCACTGACATTGGATTTGTATTGCATGTGTAAtgcatactgtattttattcctGTTAACTTTAACATAAATTACAGCAGTAAATAGTCcattatgaatgaaaaaaagaattatatACAAACCTttcaaatgtgtgtaaatggtCAGCATCCACATGGTCATTTATGTCCACTGTCAATTGTGACACTTGTTGTGTGCTGGTgttcttcaaaaacatgcagaatgtacgtatggggaaaaaaacaaacacaaaaacacatatatTGTAAATTCTCCAAAAGTAAAGGCTTTTAATGAAGGATCTCAATGAGACTGAATTGAGTCAAAACAACCCAACACAGGGGGAGAAATCAGCCAATCATTTATCTTGCACTCAAAGAGCAAACAATATGCCAACTCAATTTTTATATGAAACCTCGTCTATTATCTTCCCTTTAAGGAAACGTATTGGTCTAAATTGCAAGCTGGGAGGCTCCAGTTTCCAGTGACTCGCAACAGCAGATAAAGCGCTGAAGGAAAATGGATGATTTAGCTCTAGCGGCACGGTggggcagtgggtagcgctgtcgccactcTGTgcaaagtttgcatgttctccccgtgtctgcttgggttctctcctggttctccagcttcctcccacctccaaaagtatgtgcttcaggttaattggccagtcccaaattgcccataggtgcactggcgtcacacccaGTGTCCCTTGCCTCACGctccagttggctgggataggctcaagcacCCCGTCACAATGAAAGAAGTAGTTTAgacaataaataatgaataatgtaGCTCCGCTGAATTCCTCTCTTTAGGAATAAAGATTCCCCCTGTACAATACCTTGGGAATAACCTGCTCTATCCAAACTATTTTCCTTAATTTCCAAAGGAATCAAAATATCTGGTATGCTCTTATACAGCCAGTAGGGCACTCCACCAGGTACTACGGCTGAAGATCCTCTTGCACATACTGTACGGGCATGCTATAGGCTGACAACATccgtgtgtgctgtgttccaagactcacggaacgcatcACCCTTCCGTGTTTAAagggtgtgggaaaaggtaatacagatataaggtgattaaatatcattatggggagggagggttcataaacgtttgttcattcattcatttcctcaaCCCACTTCATCCCGCTTATGCAGATCGTTGggagctgtagcctatcccagcttgtcttaggacgtgaggcagggaaactccgggcgcgacgccagtgcaacaaataataaaattgtttgtttgttcgctacatcacagaattttgtttttcacggatggtcctggaacacattaaccacaagtaacgagggattactgtatatatggtTTCGATAGCAAAAGTGACTAGGAGAAACTCTAAGGCATTGTTTACTGGACAACAACTGTTttgctgaaatgtttttgtttagtcTCACAGTTAAGGTATAGCAAATGTTTTCTCCAGCTGTTTtcacaaaatacagtatattcaagaTGTGATGTAGATTGAATGCAGAAATTGCTGAGTCATGGTAATACTGATGTACATTTGAAATCTATTGCACTACTATGTTGAGTACATGATTCTGCGTAATAGCACAATGTTGTGACTAGTTGGAATGTCGTCATGATCAGCTTTGTTTGAAAGGATAAAATGTTAAGTGTGTACATAAAAGTATTGAAGAAATCTGGCCACAATTCCAGAAGCAATGGCACCCAGTCTACCCACTCTTGGCAACTGTTTAATAAAGCCTAAAGAAATCAAGGCAAAAAAGGAGGGTATCTCAAATGCTGCTCTGACATGACCAcagctgtctgtctgcagtGTGCACTCAGCATCAGGGAATCCAAAAACAGTATTACATCCCACTTAAAAGCAATGACGACCTACCTACCTGACTTGAACTACCCTTCGTGGgatttgacctaccctgaaaggtcaaatcGATGTACATGTCGGGTACCCTTACctacccttcgcgggatgttacagtctctgactgccttgttattggAGTTAATGTGATTTTTACCTTTGTTTGACAATTGTACCTACCATCATGTTGAAGATCAAGTTAGAGTTGACAACTATCGCTTTAAGGAGCATTactgtttctttgtctgtggtTTTATATCGCAGACTGTACAATTCCTTGTTGTCGCTCCAGTCAGTAGGCAGGAGCTCTGACAACTTGTCACTGCTGAGGGCCTTCAAACGAGGAGGAAAGACACACAGAAGAAaggcaaattttaaaaaaaggttataaaaacaaaatagtgTTTTGATATGGTCACAAGTAAAACCACACTATTAAAGCATAATTTTCAACATCAATATGGTTTTTCTGCTTTGAGATTAAAATACTTTGTTCCTATGAGAGTATCTGCAGATAATATTACAGCGAAATCACTATATGATCACATATTACAGTATGGTCCTTTAGAAGTCAATCTAAATTGACTTGGAGGGAAGAAAGGACAGAATTTCATAGAGTTTATTTTCTTGAACAGGACGGAAGAGAGGCCACTGAAAAAAAGACGTTTGCCTGAATAATCAACCTCCGTATTTGAAAAGAGGCGTTAATAAAAACTATAAGATATAGTTTGAAGGGAATTAAAATGAGTCTTACCTCATCTCCAGAACCAATACACCTAAATCCACTCTTTATAATGTTCcagtgaacaaaacaaacaacggCGTCATGCGGGCAGCTGATATTTTTAGCCACACATGTATACAACACCTCCAGGCCTGCCATATCTTTCTCCGAGGACCGCAAACACCGAGTTTCGTCTTAGTGTGAAAGCAAACCCAGAAGTGTTTATCGACAGCGCCGTCGCCACCGTTTACACGCAATATGACAATTTCCTGTCTgtgcctttcaaaataaattacgTGAAAAATTATTCGTTCTAGATTTGCAATTAACTCGACGTAATCTGTATTAATCTGTATATGTGACACACAACGCTAGTGTCAGTAACTTCAAACTGCTAATAGAAGttctattttgttgttttcttgttctaTTTTGTGTTTCTCTATCCTGTGTAGATGACAGGATTCAAAGATTCAAAGGATTCAAGGCGTTTATAGTCATGTGCAAAAGTAAAGGAACAGGGTTTCCCTTACAATGAAAAACTTCTGGTGGCATAGAACTTCTGGTGTTCAATAGACTAACATGCAGTAtatgaaacattcattcattcattcattcattttcttcttaattttgtctgtttttttgtttgataagtgtgaaaaggttagatgtttctttgttcagaaaacacacagtactattgaaaatctctctcacaccacacacaaacacacggggCACAACTATCTCCTACAGCATGTGTAC
This sequence is a window from Antennarius striatus isolate MH-2024 chromosome 5, ASM4005453v1, whole genome shotgun sequence. Protein-coding genes within it:
- the psmf1 gene encoding proteasome inhibitor PI31 subunit; the protein is MAGLEVLYTCVAKNISCPHDAVVCFVHWNIIKSGFRCIGSGDEALSSDKLSELLPTDWSDNKELYSLRYKTTDKETVMLLKAIVVNSNLIFNMMNTSTQQVSQLTVDINDHVDADHLHTFERVFKDAEILSEKVATQLLSSVDTLAPQKTELKTQREVEEQKQTGEHSNHPYTSNIHPHHGINWPESIIPPFWAGGADLDPFGQHGGGTMIVDPLRTAHPRSGFDPSSGLPDILPPGAVPPLARFDPFGPPGQSGRLDPDHMPPPGFEDTFM